TCCTATCTCTTCTTATAATGTGtatgttaaatttttttaacattaaatttGGGTTTCCTTTGTCATTTGTTCTTCATTCTAGATTATtcatacttttttattaaattttttgttttattttgtgtaaagCAAAGATATTCTGCCGTCACAATTTCTCACAGGTTCTCCTGATCTGCAAACTAGCAAAATGACCTCTGAAGTGTTATGTCACAAccgctgtgttttattttgaaactcaGAACCGGAACCACTGTTTTGTTGCACGTGTGACTTGACTCTGGTACCTGTCAGTCTCCCGTTCTCCTCACTGTTTCGCTGAAATGCCGGCTGTCCGTGCTCAACACTCGCGGCAGCGCACTGCCTCTCTCTTGCGTATCATATGTTGAGAGCCCCGGTTATGTAAtgctgattttaaaaatgaccttGCGTTGAGACAAATGGATCGGCTCACAAAACGTTCTCCAACGTCAGTCAGTCCCGGTGGATTTATTCCTCTGCAGCGCCCTGCTTTGCAAAGGAATGGGAGTTGGATGAAGTGAAAGTCGGACGTGGATCCAGGCTGAAGGACCAGGAACAACGGGAGTAATAGAAGCCTGGGGTAGCCTGATACAGCTCTCATGGCCAGTAATAAGTGACCTTCGTTTTTATTTGCTGCTGCAGAATTATGCATAACAAGTCAAATGAATTTGTATATTACTGAACAGAACAATCCATGCAGACTATGTCCTTTGCAAAATAAGGGAGCAGGAACATATAACACGAAAAGCATTGCATGCTGGATGTTTTGTTGACCTTCTGAAATGCCCTTGGGTCAAAGAGGAAACGGTTATGCTGCTAGAATACACACTGAATCTGCTCTTTAGCCTTTAGCCTACATCTCACGAGGTTGGCAGTGGAGCCGGGATCAAAGGTCCAGCATAGAGCGGGGCTGGAAGGTCTTTTTGAGCTGGGGAAGCCTGTAGATTCCTTATCCACTGGTGAATAGCAGATTTCATTTGGTCTGTGTTCAGCAATAAATTCAACAGCCAAGCAATAAAAAGAGAAGTAATTGCAGCAACATAAACTGTTGCCATTATGCTTCTGGACTGTGGCCAGCCGCTACCTCTCCTGAGGCACACAGATGTTCCGCCTCGGGTCATCGAAAACTTCATCCTTACTGGCTACCGCTTCCCAACATACAGCCTAAGGGATTGCTTACTATCAGCATTCAGGCCTACCAACGAAACGGGCAACTTCTGGACACACTTCCTGccagtttttactttttcatacTATTTTGTGGAGGTGTTCGGTTGGGAAGGTGCACCACACGTTGATGCCCCATTTTTCTATCCATTGTGGAACTACTTCATCGGGGTGCTCTGTTTGCTAATGGCTAGCAGCATGGCCCACCTGCTCAACTCAATGTCTGTGGTGGTAAGAGAAGTCTGCTTCTTTGTGGATTATGGCACTATCAGTGTCTACACTGTTGGCTCATCGTTGGCGTACTATTACTACATCCACCCTCGAGCAGGGATAGTGGAGACAGGAGGCCATAATGGCTCCCATATGGACTTGAAAAGTGAACATGCGGGGGCTATTACTTCATCCTATGCAATCCCAGAATTCAGTGTGTTCTTTGACAACTTTTACATCCCATGTGCCTGTGTTGTAGcaatcatttgtgttttatcttgCTGCAATACTCGCCAGAAGTGGAGAAAATATCGATATGTCATCCGGAcccttgttttcctcctcccattccttGTCTCTTCCACACCAGTCTTCTATCGCCTCCTCACCAGATCGCCTtattccacctcctcctcctcctttgctgCTTCCACTTCCATGCCCAGCTTCTTCTATCGCCACTGCCTCTGGCTGGTGGTGTCGGCCATCTTCAACATCAGCAAGTTCCCAGAGCGGCTGGCCCCGGGTTGTTTCGACATCTGGGGGCATAGCCACCAGTGGTTCCACTGCTGCACGTTTTTGTCCATCCTCGATGAGCTTCACATGATCAAGACTGAGGTGAGGGCCATCCTGCTCAGCCCgactctgctgctgcccccAGCCACCCTCTCCCGCCTGCCTGGACCTACCATAGCTTCCACATATGGGGTGATGCTCCTCCTGCAGACcaccatcatctccatcattGTGTGGTTCTCCTGGTGTGCCAACTGCATCTACGGACCTCAGAGAGACCAGCTAGCTAAGGAACACCTCAAGAAACATATGAAATGTCACTgatcttttctttgtcatgtcaACTGAGAATGATGATTTGCACATGCATACAGAGCCATGCCACAAAGAGATGCACACAAGTTAAACAGTGATTCCCATCCAATTTCAACGCCCTGATGTGTTCTAACCCTTTCGGGAGCATATTTCAAGCATTTCACGAGGGGACATTGGAAGATGAAAGGATTATATTCTGAGCTCACCACATGGTTGGCTGTCTGGTTGAGTGGATATTGAAAGAACTTACCAGCTCTTCCCCTGAGCTGTTCCAGCATGTTCCAACAGGATGCCTGAGCAGTGGGGATAATAACTACCTCTAAGGGCTGTATTCTTGTGGACAGAGGAAAGGTGTTGGTACCCAGGAGAACACATTCCATGTAACATTTGGGTAATGTGGCGTAAAACTCAGCGTCACCATTTACACAAGATGTCAATGACTTTTCTCTTACCATATCCTTCCTCCTGTTGCACTTACCCTGACCTTAAATAGTATCTTTTGAAAATGCTCTGCTATGGCTTCAGTTGGACCAATAGTTTCATACTGAATTAATACTTTATTTCAGACCCTTGTTAACCAAACGGTTCTTCATCTAACATTCACACGGCCTaatttcctctctccctttccaaGTGGCCCTTGCAACAGGAAGTATGTGGTGGACTTGCCGACGCAACAGAAATAGCTGAAAAGAGTAAAGCACTTTTCAGGGGGCTGGTTGAATTTGCCCTGTCATTAAGAAACCATGGTTAAGGGTAACGTTAACATAGCTTAAGCATATATGAAGTCCTGCTGACATGCTCTTTTGGAATTCTTGGGTTATTAGATTGATGTCTAGTTCAGATTAAATGTCCTTCGTTCTGAACATGACATGAAGGCTTTTCATGtcatgtgatgtacagtaaccGCCCAGAGCATGAAATGAAAGttgaaataatgacaatattATAGTTGTACTATGTCAACAGGAACTTCCTGGATACATTCCACTTGAGATAGAACAGGCTAATAGGTCCATCTGCAGTTTGTACCTTTCGTGTATTATCATCACATTACAGTCAAAGAGCTCGGCATgagtttttctgaaaaaatatatcaggAAAAAGATAAGAAGATTAAGAATATTCTGAGACTCAAGAGCATCTGTAATCTCACCAAGcatctgtaaaaaaacagatttgttttttttaaacaaatgtttttattgtattttttcatttattacaaggattacaacaacaaaaaacgaacaaacaaacagacaagtaGTACGATGCAGGATTGGCAAGGCATCTTCCTGTAAAGTTCTACAAGATTACAATGAGTTCCATTTCGTGAACTGAAGTATGTATCAGCATGTTTCCGAAATTCGAAATAaacatacaatttaaaaaaaaaaggttatatgaaataatataattaagACAAAAAGGCTAGAAATGATAGAAAACTTCTCCAAATCTTCTCAAATATAGAATATTTACCCATAATCGTTTGACAGAGAGAGTTTGACAGTCTGGCAAGCAAGATCTGTAGACTTGGTTTGGTAACAGATCTCCAAAATTTGGCAATAGTGTGTTTTGCTTGCAACATGCAGTATACAGTAATTTTCTTATCATCCTTGCTTAGTATACAGTTTTCAGGAAATATTCCGAGGATACATAGCTTAGGGCATAATGATAATTTCACGCCTGTGAAGTTTGTAAGGATATTCAAAACTTCCAACCAGAAAGTCTGGATACTCGGGCAGTcccttcttttattttcttaagaGACTTGGGAACCGTCCACAACTATTCCATTAAACAGAGAAATCAGACCTCTTTTGGAGTGGTGTTTTACTGTTATTTCGACCACAGAGGTAAGTGTAGGTGAGGATAATGATTTTTGCATCTTGCATATGAAACTTCAGATCTGTCGatcaatatttaaagaaatgctTGGATTGAATGCCATATTTCTGTCGcaaatctttaaaagaaatgagaatatttttaacaaatagGTCTGCAACCATACATATGCCTTTTTCTGCCCAGATTTTAAAGCCCATATCGCTCTTACCCGGTGAGAAGTGACTGTTTCCCCAGATCGGAGAGAATTGTGATAATGATGGTCTTTCATGTCTATGTTTATGTACCTCATACCATACCTGTATCGTATTATTAGCGAAGGGATTCTGCGTACATTTCTTGAGTTCTTTTAGCTTAGCTGAGTACAAATAAGAATTAAGAGGTAAAGGAGatgtaatatatatttcaatgcTCACCTAGGACAATGGAGTTCCTAGCGAAAACCAGCAGGAGGCAGTAGAAAGTTGGGATGCCCAATAATACGATTGAAGGTTTGGAAGTTTCAGACCTCCCCTTTCAAGGGGGAGATAGAGCAAAGATAAGCTAAGCCTAGCCCTTATATTGTTCCAggcaaacttaaaaaacatgCTTCACTATTTCTGCAGCTCCATAAAAAAAGGCTTCAAATCTGTTTCTCAAGATGTGGTATTATTACCTCATTAATCCAATGAAggtaaacaattttttttaattctcatcTAAATCAATGGCACTTTTTAATATGTTAAACTGTATCTCCATACAATATGTTTCTTTCTTGTGCCGTATCGAACGACCTGAGAGATATCATTatgaacacagacacaatttAGGAAAcgcataaaaaacattttatctggCACTGGTTGATCAGTTATCTCCAGGTGTTGATCATTTAGAACAAAAGATACTCAGGCGACTCAAATGTAGTTGTGATACACGAGATGCACAAACTGGGGCAGAGTTTTACCATGTAAATTAAATGTACCATCTATTAATTCAACTTTAAAATGCACTGCGCAAGGTTAGCCTTATTGCTAGCAATCATATGCTGCAGGATCAAATCCTGCTTGCACCAGTGTTAGCTATACCACCCCTTGTGGAAATACCTGTGGAGAGATCTGTTTTCCTgcccatctttcttttctttttatctacaATTCTGCTGCCTTACCCAAACCCTAAAGGCCCAGCTTCACTGCATAAACCTTTGGACGGTCAGGTTTGGGTTAGTTACTATTAATCCAATTTATGAAGAAATTCTCATTTAGTCTGTCTGACTGCACCACAGAGGGGGATCTACCGGGGTGGCAGctttgaaatcaaagaaaagttgTGGCTCATCGTACATTTAAGAGACAGAATTTTGTTATATTCGACTGCAagtgaatgcagcaggagacgaCTCCGCCCAcccttcccctctccccccaccacTGAGGTTGCTTGATGTTCGTGTAAACATTCACTGATGGCAGTGGCTGATGTTTATCTGTTGCGTTGTATTAATTCATTTTGCAGTGGCTGATGTTTATCTGTTGCGTTGTATTAATTCATTTTGCGCTGGTTACACGTTGTGTTGGTTATTCGCGGTCTGACTGACAACAGCTGaggtctgtgtctctctcattgactgtatataaacaggtttCTCTGTGTCGCAGTGAGTGCTGTGAAGGGGGCGTTATGGCGTTAGTTTAGTCTCAAAACTCGCGCACGTACAAACCACACGCGCGCGTATAATACGAGAGAGCAGGTCAACACCGCGAGCATAAGACACTCGCGAGGGCGCATTTCTACTCTGCACGCGCGAAGAACGGCATCCGCGAGCATAAAACAATTCTCGCGAGCGAGCATTTGTGCTCCGCGCGCAGGActgaaccccccctcccctcctaaCTCGCAACTGCTGAATTTGCTTGCTCGACTTCACAACAAGCGCGCTCgacaagttgagttttgagactttggagcCGGGATCAGTGACTGACGCCCCCCTCCGTTGATTGGTCACTTCCCTCCAGTCCCCAGTCTATAACCGCAGGATCTTCAAGGATGTGTCAGGGAAAATGTAGACTCAATGCATAAGatagttattttctttaaagaataagaaagatagtttttttttaaagaaaaataactatGTTATCCATTGTTtctttaacaataaaaaaacgaGAGCGACTAAGGAAATGGGAACCagtgtttccaaaaaaatgacataaaattggaaagacagagaaaaatacttttttaaatatatatatatatatatatattaaaattgtattattattgtgtttaattatctctctctttatattaATAGTCACCACTGTACAAATTAATTGCCTACATttacccccccacacacacacaaactttagAATATAGTAACACAACCCATCATACTTATTTTGTTATGTATCCTAATTTATTTTACCAttagttttctattttctgtttgtctgtctgtctatcttatGTCTTACTGTCATTGTTGTAGCCCACCCTATATTTTTCTCACCAAACCTGTAAATATGTCTCACTTGTTGTATCGTGCATTAAAACatagaaattattaaaaaaataaaaataacaattaccATCTTACTTACTTTGTGGATCATATATTCTGCTGCTGTCCACAGTCTATAAGCcattgacacattttgtttattctccTTATACGTGTTAGGATATTATAGTGGATGAATCATGCACCTCTCTTTTTTACAActacacgcacgcgcacaacccacaaatgtgcagatttttttatcccccaaaaaatgaggGAGCGAGTCCCTACTCCGCCGAGTCAGGGAGTGATTAGTGAACTGCGGGGGTCACGTCAACTACACTCGTCAGTGTGTCTTCGTGTCTACGCATGGATTGAAGTTCTCAGTCGCTATGATTTCTGTCAATTCGATTTCCAGCGAGGCCACGCATGTAAAAGTGTAGATCCACCTCCGCTGCCTATGGGGCGGTGCCCAGATTGCGCGCGAGTATGGGCCCCCGACTCGCCTTCCGTGTTCTCTTGCACCTGTGGTCGGCCTCCAGGCTGGCCCTGGTGCGGTTTAACCGGAACGGCGCGTTCTTTTATCCCTTTCACCGTCTGCGTCCTCGCTGGCTTGTTCTGATGGCTTGACGGGCCTGATGTCGGTGCGCTCGCGGAGGCGTTACAGAACAGCTGCCGTGTGTGGGGTGGTGCTTAAATATCATAGTTTCACTTATTAAGCAAGCATTGAGGGTCAAAGGTGTTACACACTATCCACCCTTTCACACGAAAACCTATGGGAAGGGACCgcatggcagaaaaaaagtggcCTCTAAAAAGGTAAATGGGCAAAATGACCATCtactagaaaaataaataataatctttttttttgcattaatccCTGCTAACATCTCACTCAACAATGGCAAAATAACCATTGAGCCTTTAtcccattcaattcaattcaattttgaaaTTGTGAATGTACAATTGTACgtccatgtttgtgtttcatgtagATTTGTAGTGTCAAGCATAAAAGGGTGAATGTGTCATGTGAGCCTTGTAAGCTTAAGGTTAGTAACATtctaaatgaaaagaaaaccgGTGTAATGTCTAGTACAGGCTTGTGTGAATGAAGGACATTATGCATTCAAAGATAGTTTGACAGAACAGCCAGTCTTTTCCCATTTTCACTTCTGCTTCTGCTGTCTTCAACCATAAATCAATTTGGTAGGATCAGCTGTGAGTCAAGACCCCACTGGCTGAAGTCACTTGGTGCTGACCTCCCAGATGAGGGAACAGGATTTTAGTTGACAATTATACAAAAAATAGTTGCTGTTCTCTGAGTGTTTTTGCATTACTATGTAATGAGTAAATATTTAGTTGTTAAAATAATCATGCTGTTATGGTACCTTTTAAAGTTTCTTTAAACTCcttaaaatgttcctttaaagggcccatattatgcccccttttacacaagttacattggttttcaggtgtgtgaactacatgtctttgccattccatgtcaaaacacctcaaggatcaaggtACACAgaacctcctctttctgtataaacagccctgtgagactatggtcgattccagtactttcctgctcactcctcacccccctcccttcgtgttccacaaagctccgcctcgctcctccccgggtctgctgccatgaaaacagtcgcacgtaacaaggcacatacacgacgtagagaccgctcctccccgggtctgctgccatgacaaccgcgaccgaacgccggcagccaggagccgccgcaagccgggagccgcgaccgaccgccggcagccgcaagccgggagccccgaccgaacgccggcagccgcgaccgaccgccggcagccgcgaccgaccaccggcagccgcgaccgaccgccgggagccgaAATCTGTTTTTtcgcacttcaagggggggggggggggtgctgctcaggttgggggcgtggtcgccccagtagcaggagtcaacttacgtcacttgacgcccgggctgtgaatggctcgtttacagaccgtctgcacgatcaacccaaaccacggatcaacgactcattgttttcttttcattctccgtgggctggcagacaccccagataaccaaatatacgtggaggctggctgaaaaggtgcccggagcataatatgacccctttaagGGTCAAACTAACAGGACTATTATTTCAGCACATTCCTGGAGTAGGTAGAGCTTTCTGATGAATAGTGATTCATAATGATGCATCCAGTGCAAAAGCATTGTTTTTACCTCAATACAGCATTTGTGTCACTGAGAAGAACCATTGTTGAAACAGACTGTGGCGGCTTTAATCTATCATTGTTTGATAAGCAGTGTTCAATATGTGAATGTTGGACTTCCAGACGACTGTATCTTTCCTAGGGAAGTACCCAGGAGTGACTGAAGAACAACACTAATATATTATTTACACTTGCACTTAAATTATGAATTACTAGAGGTGGAGGTTGTATGTACTGTTAATGCTGAAAAAGATAAACCCCCCTCCATTATGTTGATAAATGTATcaaatagcaataataatatatatgattAGAGCtttaatgaataaaagataGAGAACTTTCATCATTGTGgctctttattcattttactgtGCAGGAGTTCAGGATGGGTTGGATTCATCAGGATGTG
The sequence above is a segment of the Scophthalmus maximus strain ysfricsl-2021 chromosome 2, ASM2237912v1, whole genome shotgun sequence genome. Coding sequences within it:
- the paqr9 gene encoding membrane progesterone receptor epsilon — protein: MLLDCGQPLPLLRHTDVPPRVIENFILTGYRFPTYSLRDCLLSAFRPTNETGNFWTHFLPVFTFSYYFVEVFGWEGAPHVDAPFFYPLWNYFIGVLCLLMASSMAHLLNSMSVVVREVCFFVDYGTISVYTVGSSLAYYYYIHPRAGIVETGGHNGSHMDLKSEHAGAITSSYAIPEFSVFFDNFYIPCACVVAIICVLSCCNTRQKWRKYRYVIRTLVFLLPFLVSSTPVFYRLLTRSPYSTSSSSFAASTSMPSFFYRHCLWLVVSAIFNISKFPERLAPGCFDIWGHSHQWFHCCTFLSILDELHMIKTEVRAILLSPTLLLPPATLSRLPGPTIASTYGVMLLLQTTIISIIVWFSWCANCIYGPQRDQLAKEHLKKHMKCH